One window of the Maylandia zebra isolate NMK-2024a linkage group LG19, Mzebra_GT3a, whole genome shotgun sequence genome contains the following:
- the LOC112436578 gene encoding uncharacterized protein LOC112436578 translates to MLIKVKHRETKKYAKLEEVSFTDFVRAVQQKFLIPENAALKVTDEQGIEVDEDIFPELAAVKEVCFVIYTAEDILETQSSKKLRDCSDLTHYVTLTPCDLTVLKQHVEEPSSPSLTDTLSVSTTSSQSSDTSDVGLQMVQPLLDSIHERNVDTVLN, encoded by the exons ATGTtgataaaagtaaaacacagagagacaaagaaatATGCAAAATTGGAAGAAGTCAGCTTCACAGATTTTGTGAGAGCAG TGCAGCAGAAGTTTCTCATACCAGAAAATGCAGCACTGAAAGTCACGGATGAGCAGGGTATAGAGGTGGATGAGGATATCTTTCCTGAACTTGCAGCAGTCAAAGAGGTGTGTTTTGTCATCTATACAGCTGAAG ACATCCTGGAAACACAATCATCCAAGAAGCTGCGTGACTGCTCAGACCTAACACACTATGTGACACTCACACCTTGTG ATTTGACTGTCCTGAAGCAACATGTGGAAGAGCCCTCCTCTCCAAGTCTAACAGATACATTGTCTGTCTCAACCACCAGCAGTCAGAGCAGTGACACAAGTGATGTCGGACTTCAAATGGTTCAGCCTCTATTGGACAGCATACATGAAAGAAATGTAGATACAGTACTTAATTGA